A genomic window from Bacillus rossius redtenbacheri isolate Brsri chromosome 7, Brsri_v3, whole genome shotgun sequence includes:
- the LOC134534539 gene encoding histone-lysine N-methyltransferase SETMAR translates to MNVEEEKEYFVDVGGDNSKSRELEFSTQNSCGIDDYTHTSPNVSYVDCNVPGPECDMDDFEAQYAKGCNCLDGNCASEESCPCVSRYGQNYVDFCLLPGKFGGPVVECNSECSCAFEGKCANSLVQRGPRKFLEIFSTSNGKGLGLQTNSKIPIGGFICEYAGEVIGEEEARRRAQRTTSRQMNYIFVLKEHLSGGTVIKTCVDPTMIGNIGRYINHSCRPNAAVVPVRVDCPVPRLGIFAVRDIEAGEEITFDYGGEVGDSKPGPATSVCRTPCCCSAESCRKYLPFDSALL, encoded by the coding sequence atgAATGTTGAAGAGGAAAAAGAATATTTTGTTGATGTTGGGGGTGATAATTCTAAATCTAGAGAGTTGGAATTCTCCACGCAGAACAGTTGTGGGATTGATGATTATACTCATACCTCACCGAACGTTAGCTACGTAGATTGTAACGTACCAGGACCAGAATGTGATATGGATGATTTTGAAGCCCAGTATGCTAAGGGCTGCAATTGTTTGGATGGGAATTGTGCCTCAGAAGAAAGTTGTCCATGTGTCTCAAGGTATGGTCAGAACTACGTGGATTTCTGTTTGTTGCCTGGCAAATTTGGTGGGCCAGTGGTGGAATGTAACAGTGAGTGTAGTTGTGCATTTGAAGGTAAATGTGCTAATAGTTTGGTACAGCGAGGACCTCgaaaatttttggaaatattcaGCACATCAAACGGGAAGGGCTTGGGATTGCAGACGAATTCAAAAATCCCCATCGGTGGCTTCATCTGTGAATATGCCGGCGAGGTGATCGGTGAGGAAGAGGCTCGAAGACGCGCTCAGCGCACCACCTCCCGGCAGATGAATTACATTTTTGTGTTGAAGGAGCACCTCTCGGGTGGGACGGTCATCAAGACGTGCGTCGACCCCACGATGATCGGGAACATCGGTCGCTACATAAACCACAGCTGCCGGCCGAACGCAGCCGTCGTGCCGGTGCGAGTGGACTGCCCTGTTCCCAGGCTGGGTATATTTGCTGTGAGAGACATCGAGGCCGGCGAGGAAATTACATTCGACTACGGCGGTGAGGTAGGGGACTCGAAGCCGGGACCAGCCACCTCTGTCTGTAGAACACCTTGTTGCTGTTCGGCTGAAAGCTGCAGGAAGTATTTGCCATTTGATTCAGCACTACTGTGA